The genomic DNA GCGGATGAAACGAGGTTCTGGCGTACGTACCGAGTACGTAAGACTCCTCCCGGAGCTCGACCGACTCGTTCGAGACGTCATGCTGCAACAAGGCGAGTCCCTCCCATTCCTTCGAAGATCGCATCCTGATGCCCCGCCGTACCGGCGACGATGACCTCCGAGACTCCCCGGCTGAGAGCCTCGACGCAGGCCTGGAGCTTCGGCAGCATTCCGCCGCCGACGACGCGATAGAGGAGCATTTGCCGGGCGGTATCCATCGTGATCCGCTCGATAACGCGCCCCTTGTCGTCGAGGACGCCGGGGACATCGGTCAGAAAGAGGAGACTCTCGGCACCGAGTGCGATTGCGATCGCGGCCGCCGCGGTATCGGCGTTGACGTTGAGGAGCGCACCGCTCTCGCTTCCCGCCACGGAGGCGATCACGGGGAGAAAACCGGCTTCCGCCGTCGCCCGGATGAGCGCCGGGCTGGAGCTCCGGACGGTTCCGACGAACCCGAGGTCGACCCCGTCGACCGGAGGATGGACCTCGGCGACGAGAGTCCCGCCGTCGACTCCGGAGAGTCCGGCAGCCGGCGTACCGGCGAGCCCGAGCTCCGCAACGAGCATTTTGTTGACCGTCCCCGCGAGTGTGGAGACGACGACGTCGAGCGTTTCGCGGTGGGTGATTCTGAGGCCCGCGTGGGTGAGCTTCGGGATTCCGAGGCGTGTCAGGTTCGTATCGACGCGGCGGCCTCCGCCGTGGACGACGGCGATTTTCCTTCCGCTGGCCCACGCCGAGGAGATTGCACCGAGTGCTGTGGCACGGGTGTTGGGGCTTTCGAGGAGACTTCCCCCGATCTTGATCACCATCCAGTCGTTCATGAGAGGCCCTCCGTTTCGGCATATCCGTGAATCCGGTTGAAGTTTTGAACTGCCTGTGATGCTGCCCCCTTGAGGAGGTTGTCGATGACCGAGACGACGACGGCGCGTCGCCCCTCGCCGAGAAGTTGGAATCCGATCTCGCAGTGCGGCGTACCGACGACGCTCCTGAGGCTGGGGAGGTCGCCGTGATCGAGGACGTGGACGAACGGAGCG from Acidobacteriota bacterium includes the following:
- the argB gene encoding acetylglutamate kinase, with product MNDWMVIKIGGSLLESPNTRATALGAISSAWASGRKIAVVHGGGRRVDTNLTRLGIPKLTHAGLRITHRETLDVVVSTLAGTVNKMLVAELGLAGTPAAGLSGVDGGTLVAEVHPPVDGVDLGFVGTVRSSSPALIRATAEAGFLPVIASVAGSESGALLNVNADTAAAAIAIALGAESLLFLTDVPGVLDDKGRVIERITMDTARQMLLYRVVGGGMLPKLQACVEALSRGVSEVIVAGTAGHQDAIFEGMGGTRLVAA